Proteins encoded within one genomic window of Microtus ochrogaster isolate Prairie Vole_2 linkage group LG4, MicOch1.0, whole genome shotgun sequence:
- the Plagl1 gene encoding zinc finger protein PLAGL1 isoform X1 produces MAPFRCQSCGKSFLTLEKFTIHSYSHSRERPFKCTQAECGKAFVSKYKLMRHMATHSPQKLHQCTHCEKTFNRKDHLKNHLQTHDPNKIAYICEECGKKYHTMLGYKRHLALHSASSGDLTCGVCAVQLGSTEVLLVHLKSHAEEKAHHAPREKKHQCDHCDRCFYTRKDVRRHLVVHTGCKDFLCQFCAQRFGRKDHLTRHTKKTHSQELKQERMQAGEYVSTFNTVAPPSFQVKAATMPPFQLGVPPQNGLAGGLPPEIHGLVLAPPEQVAQPLQPMPEQLITLHPGVVPTSPPQTLQEPKYSPPSTSFAPLAGLPIKAEAKGFGNMGYFEELPVQEPQSPLKLSPCFEMAKEGIGKVTLPKELIVDAVNIAIPASLEISSVLGFWQIPPPPPQNGFVNNAIPVGPGEPLTHTITCLAQQPSPPLPPPPPLLPPQPQVQLQPQSMQLQPQLQPLQLQPQPMQLQPQPMGLQPQPMGLQPQPMGLQPQPMQLQPQPMQLQPQPMQLQPQPLPQALPQPLQLQPQPQPQPLPQPPPLPQPQPLPQPPQLQPQPLPQPQPLPQPMPQPQPQEAQIAVATVSLGQLPLPPIPHVFTTGTNTAILPHFHHAFR; encoded by the exons ATGGCTCCATTCCGCTGTCAGTCATGTGGCAAGTCCTTCCTCACCCTGGAGAAGTTCACCATCCACAGTTATTCACACTCCAGGGAGCGACCCTTCAAGTGCACGCAGGCTGAGTGTGGCAAAGCCTTCGTCTCTAAATATAAATTGATGAG GCATATGGCCACACACTCACCCCAGAAGCTCCACCAGTGCACTCACTGTGAGAAGACCTTCAACCGGAAGGACCACCTGAAGAACCATCTCCAGACCCACGATCCCAATAAGATCGCCTACATCTGCGAGGAGTGTGGCAAGAAGTACCACACCATGCTGGGCTACAAGAGGCACCTGGCCCTGCATTCCGCCAGCAGCGGAGATCTCACCTGTGGCGTCTGCGCCGTCCAGCTGGGGAGCACCGAGGTCCTGCTGGTCCACCTCAAGTCTCACGCGGAGGAAAAAGCCCACCATGCCCCCCGGGAGAAGAAGCACCAGTGCGACCATTGTGACAGATGCTTCTACACCCGCAAGGATGTGCGTCGCCACCTGGTGGTCCACACAGGATGCAAGGACTTCCTGTGTCAGTTCTGCGCCCAGCGCTTTGGGCGCAAAGACCACCTCACCCGTCACACCAAGAAAACACACTCGCAGGAGCTGAAGCAAGAGCGTATGCAGGCAGGAGAGTATGTGAGCACCTTTAATACCGTTGCGCCGCCATCCTTCCAGGTGAAGGCTGCTACCATGCCGCCTTTCCAGTTAGGCGTGCCCCCTCAGAACGGGCTTGCTGGTGGCTTGCCACCCGAGATTCATGGTCTAGTGCTTGCTCCCCCAGAACAGGTCGCCCAGCCTCTGCAGCCAATGCCAGAGCAGCTTATCACTCTGCACCCTGGGGTagttcccacctctcctccccaaaCCCTTCAGGAGCCGAAGTACAGTCCTCCTTCTACCTCATTTGCCCCACTTGCAGGCCTGCCAATTAAAGCAGAGGCCAAAGGCTTTGGCAACATGGGTTACTTTGAGGAATTGCCTGTGCAAGAGCCTCAGTCGCCTCTCAAGCTCAGCCCATGTTTTGAGATGGCTAAGGAGGGCATTGGGAAAGTCACCCTGCCCAAAGAGCTGATAGTTGATGCTGTGAACATAGCGATTCCTGCCTCTCTGGAGATTTCCTCCGTATTGGGGTTTTGGCAgatcccccctccacccccccagAATGGTTTTGTGAATAACGCCATCCCAGTCGGGCCGGGGGAGCCATTGACCCATACAATCACTTGTCTGGCGCAGCAGCCGTCACCACCGCTGCCGCCTCCACCACCGCTGCTGCCACCGCAGCCGCAGGTACAGCTGCAGCCACAGTCTATGCAGCTGCAGCCACAGCTTCAGCCActgcagctgcagccacagccTATGCAGCTGCAGCCGCAGCCTATGGGGCTGCAGCCACAGCCTATGGGGCTGCAGCCACAGCCAATGGGGCTGCAGCCACAGCCAAtgcagctgcagccacagccaatgcagctgcagccacagccaatgcagctgcagccacagccaCTGCCACAGGCACTGCCACAACCACTGCAGCTGCAGCCGCAGCCGCAGCCTCAGCCACTGCCACAGCCTCCACCACTGCCGCAGCCACAGCCACTGCCGCAGCCACCACAGCTGCAGCCACAGCCACTGCCGCAGCCTCAGCCGCTGCCGCAGCCAATGCCACAGCCGCAGCCACAAGAAGCCCAAATAGCAGTGGCCACTGTGAGCCTGGGGCAGCTCCCTTTACCCCCAATCCCCCACGTTTTCACGACTGGCACCAACACTGCTATACTGCCCCATTTTCATCATGCTTTCAGATAA
- the Plagl1 gene encoding zinc finger protein PLAGL1 isoform X2, whose product MATHSPQKLHQCTHCEKTFNRKDHLKNHLQTHDPNKIAYICEECGKKYHTMLGYKRHLALHSASSGDLTCGVCAVQLGSTEVLLVHLKSHAEEKAHHAPREKKHQCDHCDRCFYTRKDVRRHLVVHTGCKDFLCQFCAQRFGRKDHLTRHTKKTHSQELKQERMQAGEYVSTFNTVAPPSFQVKAATMPPFQLGVPPQNGLAGGLPPEIHGLVLAPPEQVAQPLQPMPEQLITLHPGVVPTSPPQTLQEPKYSPPSTSFAPLAGLPIKAEAKGFGNMGYFEELPVQEPQSPLKLSPCFEMAKEGIGKVTLPKELIVDAVNIAIPASLEISSVLGFWQIPPPPPQNGFVNNAIPVGPGEPLTHTITCLAQQPSPPLPPPPPLLPPQPQVQLQPQSMQLQPQLQPLQLQPQPMQLQPQPMGLQPQPMGLQPQPMGLQPQPMQLQPQPMQLQPQPMQLQPQPLPQALPQPLQLQPQPQPQPLPQPPPLPQPQPLPQPPQLQPQPLPQPQPLPQPMPQPQPQEAQIAVATVSLGQLPLPPIPHVFTTGTNTAILPHFHHAFR is encoded by the coding sequence ATGGCCACACACTCACCCCAGAAGCTCCACCAGTGCACTCACTGTGAGAAGACCTTCAACCGGAAGGACCACCTGAAGAACCATCTCCAGACCCACGATCCCAATAAGATCGCCTACATCTGCGAGGAGTGTGGCAAGAAGTACCACACCATGCTGGGCTACAAGAGGCACCTGGCCCTGCATTCCGCCAGCAGCGGAGATCTCACCTGTGGCGTCTGCGCCGTCCAGCTGGGGAGCACCGAGGTCCTGCTGGTCCACCTCAAGTCTCACGCGGAGGAAAAAGCCCACCATGCCCCCCGGGAGAAGAAGCACCAGTGCGACCATTGTGACAGATGCTTCTACACCCGCAAGGATGTGCGTCGCCACCTGGTGGTCCACACAGGATGCAAGGACTTCCTGTGTCAGTTCTGCGCCCAGCGCTTTGGGCGCAAAGACCACCTCACCCGTCACACCAAGAAAACACACTCGCAGGAGCTGAAGCAAGAGCGTATGCAGGCAGGAGAGTATGTGAGCACCTTTAATACCGTTGCGCCGCCATCCTTCCAGGTGAAGGCTGCTACCATGCCGCCTTTCCAGTTAGGCGTGCCCCCTCAGAACGGGCTTGCTGGTGGCTTGCCACCCGAGATTCATGGTCTAGTGCTTGCTCCCCCAGAACAGGTCGCCCAGCCTCTGCAGCCAATGCCAGAGCAGCTTATCACTCTGCACCCTGGGGTagttcccacctctcctccccaaaCCCTTCAGGAGCCGAAGTACAGTCCTCCTTCTACCTCATTTGCCCCACTTGCAGGCCTGCCAATTAAAGCAGAGGCCAAAGGCTTTGGCAACATGGGTTACTTTGAGGAATTGCCTGTGCAAGAGCCTCAGTCGCCTCTCAAGCTCAGCCCATGTTTTGAGATGGCTAAGGAGGGCATTGGGAAAGTCACCCTGCCCAAAGAGCTGATAGTTGATGCTGTGAACATAGCGATTCCTGCCTCTCTGGAGATTTCCTCCGTATTGGGGTTTTGGCAgatcccccctccacccccccagAATGGTTTTGTGAATAACGCCATCCCAGTCGGGCCGGGGGAGCCATTGACCCATACAATCACTTGTCTGGCGCAGCAGCCGTCACCACCGCTGCCGCCTCCACCACCGCTGCTGCCACCGCAGCCGCAGGTACAGCTGCAGCCACAGTCTATGCAGCTGCAGCCACAGCTTCAGCCActgcagctgcagccacagccTATGCAGCTGCAGCCGCAGCCTATGGGGCTGCAGCCACAGCCTATGGGGCTGCAGCCACAGCCAATGGGGCTGCAGCCACAGCCAAtgcagctgcagccacagccaatgcagctgcagccacagccaatgcagctgcagccacagccaCTGCCACAGGCACTGCCACAACCACTGCAGCTGCAGCCGCAGCCGCAGCCTCAGCCACTGCCACAGCCTCCACCACTGCCGCAGCCACAGCCACTGCCGCAGCCACCACAGCTGCAGCCACAGCCACTGCCGCAGCCTCAGCCGCTGCCGCAGCCAATGCCACAGCCGCAGCCACAAGAAGCCCAAATAGCAGTGGCCACTGTGAGCCTGGGGCAGCTCCCTTTACCCCCAATCCCCCACGTTTTCACGACTGGCACCAACACTGCTATACTGCCCCATTTTCATCATGCTTTCAGATAA